The sequence below is a genomic window from Pseudomonadota bacterium.
GTAGGTTCCGATGCCCGAGGGGTCATCGTCGGCAGCCCCGGTGATCACGCCTGGGCCCACCTTCCCGAGAATGGATTCTCGGGTCGCAATCTCATCGGTCGATCGAACCGCGCGGCTGAGGTCTTCGAGATCTTCGGCAAGCGTCTCCGCCGACGGGTCGCTGGCGCGGGCGGCATCGGCCTCTTCCCGATAGGCCTGCTTGAGCAGATCAGCCATCTCACCAGGAGACAGCGCTCCGTGCTCGGCGCGCAGCCGCCTCGCCACCCGCTCCGCCATCTCGTCAGAACGAGGAACCTCGCGCCTCGCGTCCGGGCGCGGGTCGGGGTCGCTGGGTTCCGGAAAACGCGCTTCGCTCACTTCTTCACGCTCCCCCTTCGAAAAGGCGAGCGAATCGCCCTGCCACAGGACACCTCGGCAACGGGCCGAATTCCCCCACTGTGACGGGACTCTCACGGACAGGCAGCATCAACGCCCCTTTCTCCACGCAATTCCCCTGCCGTGCTCAGCCTCCCTCGCCTCCACAACGCCCCGTCGCGCGCAGCCTCCCCGTCCACCCCTCGATGCGGTGCGCGGCAACCCGGCGGTCGCGCGGCTTCACACTGGTCGAGATGCTCGTCTCATCGGTGGTCATGCTGCTCGTGATGAACGCGCTCTACGACCTCTTCACCGTGGGCGGGCGCATGCTCATGGTGGGACAGACCCGCGCCAACCTGCAGGCGGCGGCGCTCGTGGGGGTGAACGGGGTCGCATCCGATCTGAGAGAATCGGCGCTGGCTCTCGTCACGGTAACGGGCCCCGGGACCACCCCCACCCTGTCTCTGCGCATGCAAGACCCGAACAGCGGGCTGATCTCATCGTTCGCCCCCTTGCCGTACTTCGTCATCTACTACCACGACCCCGTGAACCGCACGCTCATGCGAAAGATCTGGGGCAACGTCAGCGGTGACCCGGTCACGTTCTCCCCGAGTCCGCTGCTGCTCAACACGAGGCTCTCCGCCGCGCAGCTCGCGCAGATCATCGCCACCCCCAACGGCACGGAGCGAGCGGTGGCGAGCATGGTCGACCAGTTCGCGGTAACGCCATCGCCCTACCCTGTTCTGGCGCCCACGGCGCAGCTGACCATCTCGCTGAGCCTGAGCACGCAGCTGCAGTCGGCGTCGTACGTCGAGTCGGCCATGACCGCCGTGGCCCCAAGGAACAAGATCTGATGCGACCTCGACGAACAGGCTTCGCGCTGGTCGACATCCTGGTGAGCAGCACGCTCCTCGTCGTGGTGTTCTTCGCCCTGATGGAGGTGATCCCGTCGGCGCTGAAGAGCCTGCGCTCGGGGCACGACCTCATCGGTGGCGCCAACGTGGCCCAGATGAACATCGACCAGTACCGATATCTGGCGTTCAGCAAGCTGCCGCCAGATGGCACGGTTGCGCTGCCCGCGGTGACCCTGAACGGGGTCTCGTACCAGCCCCGCGCGGTGTTCACGACCCGTAACGCGGGCTACGTGCGCGATGTTGCGGTGACGGTGACGTGGCCTTCGCAGCAGCGCTCCGCTGCAAGCAGCCAGAAGGCCTCGTACACCGTGCAGACGTCGCTGTACAACTTCACGAACCCATGAGACACCGCAGATGACGCGAGCCGCAGCAGAACGAGGCCTCACCATCGGAGCGGTGATCGGCGTCATCGCGGTAGCCATGGTGCTGGTCTTCACCCTGGCCACCCTGGGCACCACCCACCTGAACTTCGCCCAGCGCTATGCGGGAGGCCTCGACGCCCAGTACCTCGCGGAAGCGGCGGTGAGCCAGTGCATCTACGCGATTCACGAGAGCTACGCGTTCGGTCAGGCCGGCACCGAGCAGTTGGTGGTGCAGCCTGACCCCAACGAACCGCGCAGAAACGCGGTCATCACGTTCAACAAGAGCAGCGGCCTGCCATACTCAACCAACAACGCTGGCAAGCCCGGACCAGCGGCGGGGTGGAACGGAGGGCAGGTTCCCGTGTCGTGTGTGCGGCTGCTCTCCATCGGCTCTTCTCGAGGGGTGACGCGAACCGTCGAGGTGCTCGTATCGCTGGCCGCCTACCCCTACGTGATCGCGTGCGACGGCGCGTTTCAGGCCAACGGCGCGCTGCTGGTCAAGGGGGCCACGAACATGGCCGACGTGGTGACACAGGAGGGGGGCGGCTCGCAAGCGTCGCCCGCGAGCATGGGATGCAACAGCTCTGTCACCGATACCGCCACCGTCACCATCACCGGCGATCTGGTGGCGGCCGGCACGGTGAGCATCGGCAGCGGCTCCACCGTGGGTGGACAGATCCGGAGCGCCAACATCACCCTGCCCTACATCGACGTGACGGTCTACGACCCCACGGGGCAGCCCGGCGCCGTCGCCAACCCGAGCCTGAGCGCCCCCATCACGGGACAGTGCTACTGCACCAACAGCGTGGTGGCGAGCGGCGACCTGACGATGAACGGCGGCCTTCTCTACGTGAAGGGAAATCTCACGGTGAACGGTGGCTTGACGGGCTCCGGTGCCGTGATCGTCACCGGAACCACCACCATCAACAAGGGGGCCGACCTCGCCGCCACCAACCTGGTGGCCCTGGTGAGCGTGGGTGACATCACCATCAACGGCGACACAGCGACCAAGAAGTACCTGCAAGGGCTCGTCTACACCCAGGGCAAGCTCACTGCCTCGAACATCACGGTCGCGGGGACCATGATCGCCGGCGGCTTCTCCGGCTCCTCGGGCAACCTCACCCCTGGAAGCCAGGGCGGCATCTCCCTCACAAACGTCGCGGTCTACTC
It includes:
- a CDS encoding prepilin-type N-terminal cleavage/methylation domain-containing protein — translated: MRCAATRRSRGFTLVEMLVSSVVMLLVMNALYDLFTVGGRMLMVGQTRANLQAAALVGVNGVASDLRESALALVTVTGPGTTPTLSLRMQDPNSGLISSFAPLPYFVIYYHDPVNRTLMRKIWGNVSGDPVTFSPSPLLLNTRLSAAQLAQIIATPNGTERAVASMVDQFAVTPSPYPVLAPTAQLTISLSLSTQLQSASYVESAMTAVAPRNKI